A genomic stretch from Halalkalibacillus sediminis includes:
- a CDS encoding peptide-methionine (S)-S-oxide reductase produces the protein MEVVYFAGGCLWGVQAFIKTLPGVTLTEAGRANGTSHTLNGDYDGYAECVKTEFDPTVVSLSELMGYFFEIIDPYSLNKQGQDVGEKYRTGVYSEKPEHLKEAKVFLNKRNDYDRIVVEVLPLTNYVRSAEEHQDRLTRCPDDYCHIPEEILSKYKR, from the coding sequence ATGGAAGTAGTATATTTTGCAGGTGGATGTTTGTGGGGAGTACAAGCTTTTATAAAAACATTACCAGGAGTTACGCTTACAGAAGCAGGTAGAGCTAATGGAACAAGTCATACACTTAATGGTGATTATGATGGCTATGCAGAATGTGTAAAAACAGAGTTTGATCCAACAGTTGTTTCGCTCAGTGAATTAATGGGATATTTTTTTGAAATCATTGATCCTTACAGCTTGAATAAACAAGGGCAAGATGTTGGCGAGAAATACAGAACAGGAGTGTACAGCGAGAAGCCTGAACACTTGAAAGAGGCGAAGGTTTTTCTTAATAAGAGAAATGATTATGATCGTATAGTTGTAGAAGTATTACCTCTTACAAACTATGTGAGAAGTGCAGAAGAGCATCAAGATCGGTTAACTAGATGCCCAGATGATTATTGTCATATTCCAGAAGAAATATTAAGTAAATATAAGAGATAG
- a CDS encoding 2'-5' RNA ligase family protein: protein MWGWSSGNFNNATYIVLDIPENIADKVKDIRSEYDYTMSLPVEITIAGSSGLGALQYEQNPHKVFQTLRDITSGTKPIITHFDKVRRFNNTDIFFFTLQDENPIREIHQQLVKSNINYSESSFPFNPHCTLCNNSSLNKVETDELLSKEIEEEFIIDALSVYTLDRKSSEDINVNLLKRFQLSGK from the coding sequence TTGTGGGGGTGGTCAAGTGGAAACTTTAACAATGCAACATACATAGTATTAGATATACCAGAAAATATCGCTGATAAAGTAAAGGATATAAGGTCCGAATATGATTATACAATGTCACTACCTGTTGAAATAACGATTGCTGGATCAAGTGGATTAGGGGCATTGCAGTATGAACAAAATCCCCATAAGGTTTTTCAAACTCTTAGAGATATTACTTCGGGGACAAAACCAATTATTACTCATTTTGATAAAGTTCGTAGGTTTAACAATACCGACATTTTCTTTTTTACGCTCCAAGATGAAAATCCAATCCGTGAAATTCACCAACAACTTGTAAAATCGAATATTAATTATTCGGAAAGCTCATTCCCTTTCAATCCTCATTGTACTCTATGCAACAATTCATCCTTAAACAAAGTAGAAACTGATGAATTATTATCAAAGGAAATAGAAGAGGAATTCATCATTGATGCATTATCAGTTTACACTCTGGACAGAAAATCAAGCGAGGATATAAATGTTAATCTTCTTAAAAGATTTCAGTTGTCTGGAAAATAG
- a CDS encoding GNAT family N-acetyltransferase: MTEIKQVLNQEEKSRVTNYILRQLPEWFGIEEAIVNYVNNVVNTEFYVYNISEQPVGLIGVQSNNKYTSEVYVMAILKEYQNRGIGKELLDSVEDDLKNKNIKFLMVKTLGDSHPDKYYKNTREFYFKTGFYPLEEIKEIWGKENPCLIMAKNL; the protein is encoded by the coding sequence GTGACAGAGATTAAACAAGTTTTAAATCAAGAAGAAAAGTCAAGAGTTACAAACTATATACTAAGGCAACTTCCAGAATGGTTTGGTATTGAAGAAGCAATTGTCAATTACGTAAATAACGTAGTAAATACAGAGTTTTACGTGTATAACATTTCAGAACAACCAGTTGGACTTATTGGTGTACAATCTAATAATAAATATACTTCTGAGGTTTATGTAATGGCAATCTTAAAAGAATATCAAAACCGTGGTATTGGTAAAGAATTATTAGATTCAGTTGAAGATGATTTAAAAAATAAAAATATTAAATTTCTTATGGTCAAGACTTTGGGTGACTCCCACCCAGATAAATATTACAAGAATACGAGAGAATTCTATTTTAAGACTGGTTTTTATCCACTAGAAGAAATAAAAGAGATTTGGGGCAAAGAAAACCCATGTTTAATTATGGCTAAAAATTTGTAA
- a CDS encoding alpha/beta hydrolase family protein, translated as MSNKIKIFYGENHSQFGVLRVPQSKSPSPVIVTIHGGFWQEKENNPIAEDLTRKGYATWNIEYRRLGERGGGWPGTFDDVIDAVNHLTNIKETHRLDLTNVIIIGHSAGGHLALWLASRALHRNTDNIFKDLEVPIRKVISLAGVTDLKKMLEIHDEKGIKSPVTELMGGTPREVPERYKLASPIELLPMDVEQVLVHGELDQHVSVELSKDYYNKAIEQQDHVKLVVLPEIEHFKIIDPSSTAWNSVIDIF; from the coding sequence ATGTCTAATAAAATCAAAATATTTTATGGGGAAAATCACTCTCAATTTGGAGTCTTACGGGTACCTCAGAGTAAAAGTCCTTCACCAGTAATCGTTACAATTCACGGTGGATTTTGGCAGGAGAAAGAAAATAATCCTATTGCAGAAGACTTAACTCGAAAGGGATATGCCACTTGGAATATTGAGTATCGTAGATTAGGTGAAAGAGGAGGAGGTTGGCCAGGTACTTTCGATGATGTGATCGATGCAGTAAATCATCTAACAAACATAAAAGAAACACATCGTTTAGACTTAACTAATGTAATTATTATTGGTCACTCAGCTGGAGGACATCTAGCACTTTGGTTAGCTTCAAGAGCTTTACATAGAAATACGGACAATATTTTCAAAGATCTAGAGGTACCGATTCGAAAAGTCATCAGTTTAGCCGGAGTAACTGACTTGAAAAAGATGTTAGAAATACATGATGAAAAAGGTATTAAAAGTCCTGTAACTGAACTAATGGGTGGGACACCAAGAGAAGTTCCTGAACGTTATAAATTAGCCTCCCCGATTGAATTATTACCCATGGATGTAGAACAGGTATTAGTTCATGGAGAATTAGATCAACATGTTTCGGTTGAATTAAGTAAGGATTACTATAACAAAGCAATAGAACAACAGGATCATGTGAAATTAGTTGTGCTGCCAGAAATAGAACATTTCAAAATCATTGATCCTTCCTCCACAGCGTGGAATTCAGTAATTGATATATTTTAA
- a CDS encoding VanZ family protein — MRINFLLPALVIIVLWVIIIGVHSFYRKKQIVLRQEIINLLLLGSILWIIGMTIFPLEIGMPDRYSRPSNNFVPFSSIKDLLSHSYSMVPLRNIAGNIILFVPLGFMLALKFSKLNSLIRIGSVGLLISTVIELIQLSLPIRAFDIDDIILNTLGTMIGFFAMKILGNIV; from the coding sequence TTGAGGATAAACTTTCTCTTACCAGCATTAGTAATCATAGTTTTATGGGTGATTATTATAGGTGTTCACTCATTTTATAGGAAGAAACAAATAGTTTTAAGGCAAGAGATCATCAATTTACTTTTACTGGGGAGTATTCTATGGATAATTGGAATGACCATTTTCCCACTTGAGATTGGTATGCCTGACAGATATAGTCGTCCATCAAATAACTTCGTACCATTTTCAAGTATTAAAGACTTATTGAGCCACTCCTATTCCATGGTTCCATTAAGAAATATTGCCGGTAATATTATATTGTTTGTACCGCTAGGGTTTATGCTTGCATTAAAATTCAGTAAATTAAATAGTTTAATAAGAATTGGATCAGTGGGTTTACTTATTTCCACAGTAATCGAGCTAATCCAACTTTCGCTACCAATAAGAGCTTTTGATATTGATGATATTATATTGAATACATTAGGTACGATGATAGGCTTTTTTGCAATGAAAATACTTGGCAATATTGTGTAA
- a CDS encoding DUF1572 family protein yields MKIGQEYLRIIIERFNSVKSLGDKTLKQLSDEEIHWNYNSESNSVAIIVKHLSGNMISRWSDFLTSDGEKDYRNRDAEFIDDINSKAAMMSVWDRGWKVLNETISDLSEQDLLKEVYIRGEKHLVLDAIERQMAHYASHVGQMVYIGKQIKGDDWKSLSIPKGKSEEYLKEMLEKHQGK; encoded by the coding sequence ATGAAGATTGGGCAAGAATATTTAAGAATCATAATAGAAAGATTTAATAGTGTAAAAAGCCTTGGAGATAAGACATTAAAACAACTTTCGGATGAAGAAATACACTGGAATTATAATAGTGAGTCCAATAGCGTAGCAATAATAGTCAAGCATTTGAGTGGAAATATGATCTCAAGGTGGAGTGACTTCTTAACATCAGATGGCGAAAAAGACTATAGGAATCGAGATGCAGAATTCATCGATGATATAAACTCTAAAGCCGCGATGATGAGTGTATGGGATAGGGGATGGAAAGTATTAAATGAAACTATCTCAGATTTAAGTGAACAAGACTTATTAAAAGAAGTATACATCCGGGGAGAAAAACATTTGGTGTTAGATGCTATTGAAAGGCAAATGGCACATTACGCATCTCACGTTGGTCAAATGGTATATATAGGTAAGCAAATAAAAGGTGATGACTGGAAGAGTCTCAGTATCCCAAAAGGGAAATCCGAAGAATATTTGAAGGAAATGCTTGAGAAACACCAGGGTAAATAG
- a CDS encoding N-acetylmuramoyl-L-alanine amidase, whose product MKLYLDPGHGGVDSGAQGNGLLEKNMNLDIALRIRSILQNGYENVEVLMSRTDDRTKNLTERTDEANTWGADHYLSIHCNAFDGSAKGFENFIHDSLSDSSITAQYQDILHEEVMKVNGLKDRGQKMANFHVLRESIMPALITENGFIDNVEDANLIQMASWREKVAQGHVNGLVKAFNLQPKSGDNDSTYRVIAGSFSLRENAEKRVAHLELNGIEAFIVPIIMAGQQWYRVQAGAFSILENAEARLEKVKQAEIEDAYILTEDGISEPMGYPILGKTLISPIQMNQFVKSINPNAKELGAYYLKFGQYYGIRGDIAFAQAMHETNYLRFTGVVQPEQNNFSGLGATGSDNPGASFDTPEESALAHIQHLYAYASTEPLPDKYPLVDPRFNLVTRGSATTWQALNGKWAVPGENYGQSILQIYEKALENSIQNLEKTLQEVKENSSN is encoded by the coding sequence ATGAAACTTTATTTAGACCCAGGGCATGGCGGAGTAGATTCCGGTGCTCAAGGGAATGGCTTATTAGAAAAAAATATGAACTTAGATATAGCATTAAGAATACGCTCTATCTTGCAAAATGGTTATGAAAATGTTGAAGTTTTGATGAGTCGAACTGATGATAGGACTAAAAACTTGACCGAGAGGACCGATGAGGCTAATACATGGGGCGCTGATCATTATTTATCCATCCATTGTAATGCGTTTGATGGTAGTGCAAAAGGATTTGAGAATTTTATTCATGATAGTTTATCTGATTCTTCAATTACTGCACAATACCAAGATATCCTTCACGAAGAAGTAATGAAGGTTAATGGGCTAAAAGACCGTGGACAAAAAATGGCCAATTTCCATGTATTGCGTGAATCAATTATGCCAGCGCTCATAACTGAGAATGGGTTTATTGATAATGTGGAAGATGCTAACTTAATACAAATGGCATCATGGCGTGAAAAAGTTGCCCAAGGCCATGTTAATGGATTAGTGAAGGCATTTAATCTTCAGCCTAAATCTGGAGATAACGATTCAACTTATAGGGTAATTGCAGGATCGTTCAGTTTAAGGGAAAATGCTGAAAAGCGTGTGGCCCACCTTGAATTAAATGGCATTGAAGCGTTTATTGTTCCGATTATTATGGCTGGTCAACAATGGTATCGTGTGCAAGCTGGAGCATTTTCTATTCTAGAAAATGCAGAGGCACGTTTAGAGAAAGTAAAACAAGCAGAAATTGAAGATGCTTATATTCTAACCGAAGATGGTATATCTGAACCAATGGGTTACCCAATCTTAGGAAAGACACTAATATCCCCAATACAAATGAATCAATTTGTCAAAAGCATAAATCCTAATGCTAAGGAACTAGGTGCGTATTATCTAAAATTTGGTCAGTATTATGGAATCAGAGGAGACATAGCTTTCGCACAGGCAATGCATGAAACAAACTATCTTCGTTTTACTGGAGTAGTACAGCCAGAGCAAAACAATTTTAGTGGACTTGGAGCAACAGGATCAGATAATCCAGGGGCTAGTTTTGATACCCCAGAAGAGAGTGCACTAGCACATATACAACATTTATATGCATATGCTTCAACTGAACCATTACCAGATAAATATCCATTAGTAGATCCTCGCTTTAACCTAGTAACAAGAGGCTCAGCAACCACATGGCAAGCACTAAATGGTAAATGGGCTGTTCCGGGTGAGAATTACGGACAATCTATCTTACAAATATATGAAAAAGCGTTAGAAAACTCTATACAAAATTTAGAAAAAACACTGCAAGAAGTAAAAGAAAATAGTTCAAACTAA
- a CDS encoding TlpA disulfide reductase family protein: MPGWQKVYDQNKDKNFEILSVAVDGQGSEVVKPHLEGTTFTTVVDENNTLVNMFNFKMVPNGIFIDEEGTIRLIKEGFSVDNYEHVEAVEQLINKEVEKVEFDEGQTRNEQTDLQLQLAQTKFKLGMEYAKQNRDEEALKELDDAILLDPDNFTIRKQRWYIRYPEKFGQDIDFDWQKEQLNKELKKEEQQRNQGLVCGPDGCFIPQDK, from the coding sequence CTGCCAGGTTGGCAGAAGGTTTACGATCAAAACAAGGACAAAAATTTTGAAATTCTTTCAGTTGCTGTGGACGGTCAAGGCTCAGAAGTAGTTAAGCCCCATTTAGAGGGAACTACCTTTACAACTGTTGTAGATGAAAACAATACACTAGTTAACATGTTTAATTTTAAGATGGTACCAAATGGAATTTTTATTGATGAAGAAGGGACCATACGTTTGATTAAAGAAGGTTTTTCAGTTGATAACTATGAACATGTTGAGGCTGTGGAACAATTAATTAACAAAGAGGTAGAAAAAGTTGAGTTTGATGAAGGACAGACCAGAAATGAACAAACGGATCTTCAGCTTCAACTTGCACAAACAAAATTTAAACTTGGAATGGAATATGCTAAACAAAATAGAGATGAAGAAGCCTTAAAAGAATTGGATGACGCTATTCTGTTGGATCCTGATAATTTTACGATTCGAAAACAAAGATGGTATATTCGTTATCCAGAAAAATTCGGTCAAGATATAGATTTTGATTGGCAAAAAGAACAATTAAATAAAGAGCTAAAGAAAGAAGAACAACAAAGAAACCAAGGGTTAGTTTGTGGGCCAGATGGTTGTTTCATTCCTCAAGATAAATGA
- a CDS encoding TlpA family protein disulfide reductase, with amino-acid sequence MEKVQDLRLKNVDGKEVSIRDFNGKNTLIFMWASW; translated from the coding sequence ATGGAGAAAGTGCAAGATCTTAGGCTAAAAAATGTTGATGGAAAAGAAGTTTCGATTAGAGATTTTAATGGAAAAAACACATTAATATTTATGTGGGCTTCTTGGTGA
- a CDS encoding S8 family serine peptidase yields MYKRFSKPFIFLMALALILSSFSMSAFGESKPQAKEGLKTAEIFGDLELASDAPTSVIVELQEESIVEAKHKGKQQTKAKLKLERGKVISDLKSKSENAKVNREYDYVFSGFSVELPANEITKLATIEGVKAVYPNVEYKVDAVSSEVIDPDAYYPEMMHSAPYIGADDAWDAGFTGEGITVAVIDTGVDYTHPDLAHAFGDYKGWDLVDNDDDPQETQVGNPAGGSTAHGTHVSGTIAAKGDTVTGIAPDAKLLAYRVLGPGGSGTTENVVAGIERAVQDGADVMNLSLGNTLNNPDWATSIALDWAMAEGVVAVTSNGNSGPDNWTVGSPGTSREAISVGATQLPYDRYETSISTSGDVTYSSAELMGYSFKENVEALDGETLEYVDAGIGTVEDMENLDLDGKVALISRGAIAFVEKATNAKAKGAVGAIIYNHVEGDIPFEIPGMALPTIKLSDSDGAKILAELAEGNNEVTFDINFSETLPEIMADFSSRGPVTDTWMIKPDVSAPGVNITSTIPTHDPANPHGYAAYQGTSMSAPHVAGTAALILEANPTWGVDEVKASLMNTSVDLIDPATGESYPHNSQGAGSIRILDAINTDTLAVPGSHSFGKFIKDSGKQVEKQSFELKNLSDKEVLYSFDVKFEGNPKGIKVTTSKNLNVNAGESEDVNLKVQVDTSKLDPGYYEGSIEISDGKQIVDVPTILFVGEPDYPRVTGAYFANVGEEYVVGSYLPAGAEVLAYDVYVFNANGTIGDFIGTIGEFTNVPAPIHEFSWDGSVDGTGELPNGDYVLGVYVESNGVSEYKAYLVTKD; encoded by the coding sequence ATGTATAAAAGATTTTCAAAACCGTTTATCTTTTTGATGGCACTAGCACTAATATTGTCTTCTTTTAGTATGAGCGCTTTCGGTGAGAGCAAGCCGCAAGCTAAAGAAGGATTGAAAACCGCCGAAATTTTCGGTGACCTTGAACTTGCTTCAGATGCCCCGACTTCAGTTATTGTAGAGCTCCAAGAAGAGTCTATCGTTGAAGCGAAACACAAAGGAAAGCAACAAACCAAAGCTAAATTGAAATTAGAACGAGGTAAAGTAATTTCAGATTTAAAAAGCAAGTCTGAAAATGCTAAAGTGAATCGGGAATATGACTATGTCTTTTCAGGATTCTCAGTAGAATTACCAGCTAATGAAATTACAAAATTGGCGACTATTGAAGGTGTAAAAGCAGTTTACCCTAATGTTGAATATAAGGTCGATGCGGTTAGCAGTGAAGTCATCGATCCGGATGCTTACTATCCTGAAATGATGCATAGTGCTCCATATATAGGAGCAGATGATGCATGGGATGCTGGCTTTACAGGTGAAGGAATCACTGTGGCAGTCATTGATACGGGTGTTGATTACACTCACCCGGACCTTGCCCACGCTTTTGGAGATTATAAAGGATGGGACTTAGTAGATAATGACGACGATCCTCAAGAAACACAAGTAGGTAATCCTGCGGGAGGTTCTACTGCTCATGGTACACACGTATCTGGGACCATTGCAGCCAAAGGCGATACAGTAACAGGTATAGCACCAGATGCTAAACTTTTAGCTTATCGTGTTCTTGGACCAGGAGGAAGTGGTACTACTGAAAATGTAGTAGCTGGTATTGAAAGAGCTGTCCAAGATGGTGCAGATGTCATGAACTTATCTTTAGGTAATACACTGAATAACCCTGACTGGGCGACAAGTATTGCTCTTGATTGGGCAATGGCAGAAGGGGTAGTTGCGGTTACTTCTAATGGAAACTCTGGTCCTGATAATTGGACAGTTGGTTCACCAGGAACTTCGCGCGAGGCCATTTCAGTAGGAGCTACTCAGTTACCTTATGATAGATATGAAACATCCATCTCAACATCTGGTGACGTAACCTACTCGTCTGCAGAATTGATGGGATATAGCTTTAAAGAAAATGTAGAAGCATTAGATGGTGAAACGTTAGAATATGTTGACGCTGGCATTGGGACAGTTGAAGACATGGAGAACCTTGACCTGGATGGAAAAGTTGCACTTATCAGTCGTGGGGCTATCGCTTTCGTTGAAAAGGCCACAAATGCAAAGGCCAAAGGAGCAGTAGGAGCAATAATATATAACCATGTAGAGGGAGATATTCCTTTTGAAATCCCAGGAATGGCTTTACCTACAATTAAATTGTCTGATTCAGACGGAGCAAAAATATTGGCTGAGCTAGCAGAAGGTAATAATGAAGTTACTTTCGACATCAACTTCAGTGAAACTTTGCCAGAAATTATGGCTGACTTTTCTTCACGTGGACCAGTGACAGATACTTGGATGATTAAGCCTGATGTATCCGCACCTGGAGTGAATATCACAAGCACGATTCCTACACATGACCCTGCAAATCCACACGGTTATGCTGCTTATCAAGGTACAAGTATGTCAGCACCTCATGTAGCTGGAACTGCTGCGTTGATTTTAGAAGCAAACCCAACTTGGGGTGTGGATGAAGTGAAGGCATCGTTAATGAATACTTCAGTAGATTTAATCGACCCTGCTACAGGGGAATCCTACCCTCATAACTCACAAGGAGCTGGAAGTATCCGTATATTAGATGCGATAAATACTGACACACTTGCAGTTCCGGGTAGCCACTCATTTGGTAAGTTTATAAAAGATAGTGGTAAACAGGTTGAGAAACAAAGCTTTGAATTAAAGAATCTTTCAGATAAAGAAGTTCTTTACAGCTTCGATGTTAAATTTGAAGGAAACCCTAAAGGGATAAAAGTTACGACGAGTAAAAACTTGAATGTTAATGCAGGAGAGTCAGAAGATGTGAACCTCAAAGTTCAGGTGGATACCTCAAAACTAGATCCAGGCTACTATGAAGGAAGCATTGAAATCAGCGATGGGAAACAGATTGTCGATGTCCCAACAATTTTATTCGTTGGTGAACCAGATTACCCTCGTGTAACAGGAGCATATTTTGCAAATGTCGGAGAGGAATATGTTGTAGGTTCATATTTACCAGCTGGAGCTGAAGTTTTAGCATATGATGTCTATGTTTTCAACGCTAACGGTACTATCGGAGACTTTATAGGTACTATCGGTGAATTTACTAATGTACCTGCTCCTATTCATGAGTTTTCTTGGGATGGTAGTGTAGATGGAACTGGTGAACTTCCAAATGGAGACTATGTACTAGGTGTATATGTTGAAAGCAATGGAGTTTCTGAATACAAAGCATATTTAGTGACAAAAGACTAA
- a CDS encoding HAD family hydrolase, which yields MRVITVDFDGTLYQGNSFKVMFDVAKKEFKFKQWLVVGSSILKALIALATSGKEKAKHTFFRGFVKSFKGKSHQELKGFFDQLAGGDLEKVNRPLVEKVKKHQSEGDRILIVSGALMPFLNAFTEVIELTDVDIIGTELKYDGQGYCTGRMGEIVNGDRKAVVVRNWLSSQNVADVDVTLWAYADSKSDEPLLEMVDYPVVVNPDENMEKLAQQKGWPVFGN from the coding sequence TTGAGAGTCATTACAGTGGATTTTGATGGAACATTGTATCAAGGTAACTCGTTCAAAGTCATGTTTGATGTAGCAAAGAAAGAATTCAAATTCAAACAATGGTTAGTAGTAGGTAGTAGTATCTTGAAAGCTCTAATTGCTTTAGCGACTAGCGGAAAAGAAAAAGCGAAACATACGTTTTTTCGTGGATTTGTAAAGTCGTTCAAGGGAAAATCACATCAGGAATTAAAAGGTTTTTTTGACCAGTTAGCAGGTGGAGATTTAGAAAAAGTAAACCGCCCACTTGTTGAGAAGGTTAAAAAACATCAATCTGAAGGAGATCGAATTTTGATTGTCTCCGGTGCTTTGATGCCCTTTTTAAATGCATTCACAGAAGTTATCGAGTTAACAGATGTCGATATAATTGGAACCGAGCTCAAGTACGATGGACAAGGTTATTGCACTGGTCGTATGGGTGAGATTGTAAACGGGGATCGAAAAGCAGTAGTAGTTCGCAACTGGCTATCTTCTCAAAATGTGGCCGATGTAGATGTTACTTTATGGGCCTATGCAGATAGTAAAAGCGATGAACCATTATTAGAAATGGTGGACTACCCTGTAGTAGTAAACCCAGATGAAAATATGGAAAAGTTGGCTCAGCAGAAAGGATGGCCAGTTTTCGGAAATTAG
- a CDS encoding YfhD family protein gives MGRDEHKNGKRNDPLRQTPKNQVSDGVDVEFSDELANLDDQEAQERSRAAEERARKRQN, from the coding sequence ATGGGAAGAGATGAGCATAAGAACGGAAAGAGGAACGATCCACTTCGCCAAACCCCAAAAAATCAGGTTTCTGATGGCGTAGACGTTGAGTTTTCTGATGAACTAGCAAATCTAGACGATCAAGAGGCTCAAGAAAGAAGTCGTGCTGCAGAGGAGAGAGCAAGGAAGCGTCAGAACTAA
- a CDS encoding DUF3307 domain-containing protein, translating to MSILLLLILAHLLADFVLQTNRQVRERNDISSSIRHKALLQHAIIHFILSSLFILSWLWIDNRIEHPSIWMTLLVIVLVSLSHYVIDWAKYHIKQLVHSQKLKSLIFIGDQLLHIAVIFIAVPFITDVELTIQFSTFDKLIGLAILIILNTSVASYFMNIILSKLTPPNSMTQITEEEVEVKETDKEKSSQRIKTKSTTSYPDNTDQTGRYIGMLERLLIMILVFSNSFMGITIVLAIKSITRFKQFEDKRFSEYYLIGTLLSIIIAVTIGYAAKLLINS from the coding sequence TTGTCTATATTACTTTTGTTAATCTTGGCACATTTACTCGCTGACTTTGTCCTTCAAACAAATAGACAAGTCAGGGAGCGGAATGATATTTCCAGTTCAATCAGACATAAAGCTTTATTGCAGCATGCAATCATTCATTTTATTTTATCATCACTATTCATCCTATCCTGGTTATGGATCGACAATAGAATAGAACATCCTTCAATATGGATGACACTATTGGTAATAGTATTAGTGTCACTTTCGCATTATGTAATCGACTGGGCCAAGTACCATATCAAACAGCTTGTCCATTCCCAAAAGTTGAAGTCGCTTATTTTTATAGGGGATCAGTTGTTGCATATAGCTGTCATCTTTATTGCTGTGCCATTCATAACAGATGTAGAACTAACCATACAATTCAGTACTTTTGATAAATTAATTGGTTTAGCCATTTTAATTATTTTGAACACAAGTGTAGCTTCATACTTTATGAATATCATACTGAGTAAATTAACGCCGCCTAATTCGATGACACAGATTACAGAAGAAGAGGTGGAAGTAAAGGAGACCGACAAAGAGAAGTCTTCTCAAAGAATCAAGACAAAATCAACCACCTCTTATCCGGACAATACGGATCAGACAGGCCGATATATAGGAATGCTAGAACGACTGTTGATCATGATTCTTGTGTTCAGCAACTCGTTCATGGGTATTACTATTGTACTTGCGATCAAGTCGATTACCCGCTTCAAACAATTCGAAGACAAGCGTTTTTCAGAATATTATTTGATCGGAACTTTATTAAGCATCATCATTGCTGTAACGATCGGCTATGCAGCAAAACTTCTAATCAATAGTTAA
- a CDS encoding SatD family protein, whose protein sequence is MGERYACIALDVQKSREYPLQQVEKSLNKLKRELNEQFKESLSIPFDIRMGDELLGVCRSFADAYMIIKQIHKNTELSFYIGCGFGRIDTEDKQNINVSNGSAIVNAIEARDDFVKEGDQEAKIWQISDSNKTFFYSDEFPYQSVNSLYHLIQHYSIKRSEKQQKIVDLVEEYPESTYEDIGERLGYKSPKTSVSNHLKAANFEIVNQSEHALTELLSYHQKVLEK, encoded by the coding sequence ATGGGCGAACGTTATGCTTGTATAGCATTGGATGTTCAAAAGTCTAGGGAATACCCGCTTCAGCAGGTAGAAAAGTCATTAAATAAGCTTAAAAGAGAGCTTAATGAACAATTCAAAGAAAGCTTAAGTATTCCTTTCGATATCAGAATGGGCGACGAACTGCTCGGTGTATGTAGGTCTTTTGCAGATGCCTATATGATTATCAAACAAATACACAAGAACACGGAATTATCTTTCTATATCGGTTGTGGCTTTGGTCGGATCGACACTGAAGATAAACAGAACATAAATGTTTCTAATGGAAGTGCGATAGTCAATGCGATTGAAGCAAGAGATGATTTTGTTAAAGAAGGAGATCAAGAAGCAAAGATCTGGCAAATTTCTGATTCAAATAAAACATTTTTCTACAGTGATGAGTTTCCTTATCAATCGGTCAATAGCCTCTATCATTTGATTCAGCATTATTCTATCAAGAGAAGTGAAAAACAACAGAAAATTGTTGACTTAGTCGAAGAGTATCCTGAAAGTACGTATGAAGATATCGGTGAACGATTAGGTTACAAATCACCTAAAACGAGCGTTTCGAATCATTTGAAAGCTGCAAATTTTGAAATTGTCAACCAGTCAGAGCACGCATTGACTGAATTATTGAGCTATCATCAAAAGGTACTGGAGAAATAA
- a CDS encoding CDGSH iron-sulfur domain-containing protein, translating to MTEQNKPIIQVRDNGSILVKGDVQLLDAEGNEYETKPAFSLCRCGASKNKPFCDGAHKQIEFTDQSRV from the coding sequence ATGACTGAACAAAACAAACCAATTATTCAAGTCAGAGATAACGGTTCAATACTAGTAAAAGGTGACGTTCAATTATTAGATGCTGAAGGCAATGAATACGAGACAAAACCAGCTTTTTCTTTATGTCGTTGTGGAGCGTCTAAAAATAAACCTTTCTGCGACGGAGCCCATAAGCAGATTGAATTCACAGACCAAAGTAGAGTCTAA